In a genomic window of Candidatus Hydrogenedentota bacterium:
- a CDS encoding bifunctional nuclease family protein, whose amino-acid sequence MLEAKVLGITRLGDSGFPAVLLRHAERVLFISIGPPEAGAIQLALVGEKTPRPMTHDLVCNILAGLSGRVESVAIYKLEEQTFFGYLNVEQLDEEGALLQGLRIDARPSDAIAIALRVGCPIYISEEVMKEAGHDVDLLGPMFSGEDDDDNDTEEDEEDEEDDEEERDDDFEF is encoded by the coding sequence ATGCTTGAAGCAAAAGTTCTTGGAATAACCCGACTGGGCGACAGTGGATTCCCTGCCGTATTGTTACGCCATGCTGAACGCGTCCTCTTTATTAGCATCGGGCCGCCTGAAGCAGGCGCTATTCAGCTTGCTTTGGTAGGTGAAAAAACACCGAGACCCATGACCCATGATCTCGTGTGTAACATTTTGGCAGGTCTCTCCGGTCGCGTGGAATCTGTCGCCATTTATAAACTGGAAGAACAAACCTTTTTCGGTTATTTGAACGTGGAGCAGCTGGACGAAGAAGGAGCTTTACTGCAAGGGTTGCGTATTGATGCACGGCCCAGCGATGCCATCGCCATTGCCTTGCGGGTTGGTTGTCCCATTTATATTAGTGAAGAGGTGATGAAAGAAGCGGGACATGATGTCGATCTTTTGGGTCCCATGTTTTCCGGAGAGGACGATGACGATAACGATACGGAGGAGGATGAGGAAGACGAAGAAGACGATGAGGAAGAAAGGGACGATGATTTCGAGTTTTAG